The following proteins are encoded in a genomic region of Streptomyces sp. NBC_01723:
- the frc gene encoding formyl-CoA transferase: MTAKALEGIRVLDMTHVQSGPSATQLLAWLGADVVKLEAPSGDITRKQLRDLPDVDSLYFTMLNCNKRSITLNTKTERGKDILTELIRRSDVMVENFGPGAVDRMGFTWDRIKEINPRIVYASIKGFGDGPYTAFKAYEVVAQAMGGSMSTTGFEDGPPLATGAQIGDSGTGVHAVAGILAALYQRERTGRGQRVNVAMQHAVLNLCRVKLRDQQRLAHGPLAEYPNEDFGDEVPRSGNASGGGQPGWAVKCAPGGPNDYVYVIVQPVGWQPLSELIGRPELADDPEWATPQARLPKLGKMFQLIEEWSSTLPKWEVLERLNAHNIPCGPILSTREIIEDASLAANEMVVTVPHPERGEFVTVGSPLKLSDSPVRVTSSPLLGEHNEEVYVGELGLGDEELRLLKSNGVV; the protein is encoded by the coding sequence ATGACAGCCAAGGCTCTTGAGGGCATCCGCGTCCTGGACATGACGCATGTGCAGTCCGGGCCCTCGGCGACCCAGCTGCTCGCCTGGCTCGGCGCGGACGTCGTCAAGCTGGAGGCGCCGAGCGGCGACATCACGCGCAAGCAGCTGCGCGACCTGCCGGACGTCGACTCCCTGTACTTCACGATGCTCAACTGCAACAAGCGGAGCATCACCCTCAACACCAAGACCGAGCGCGGCAAGGACATCCTCACCGAGCTGATCCGGCGCTCGGACGTCATGGTCGAGAACTTCGGCCCGGGCGCGGTGGACCGGATGGGGTTCACCTGGGACCGCATCAAGGAGATCAATCCACGGATCGTCTACGCCTCCATCAAGGGGTTCGGCGACGGCCCCTACACCGCCTTCAAGGCGTACGAGGTGGTCGCGCAGGCCATGGGCGGATCGATGTCCACCACCGGTTTCGAGGACGGGCCGCCGCTGGCGACGGGCGCCCAGATCGGGGACTCGGGCACGGGCGTGCACGCCGTGGCGGGCATCCTCGCCGCGCTGTACCAGCGGGAGCGCACCGGGCGCGGGCAGCGGGTGAACGTGGCCATGCAGCACGCGGTGCTCAACCTCTGCCGGGTGAAGCTGCGCGACCAGCAGCGCCTGGCCCATGGTCCCCTCGCCGAATATCCCAACGAGGACTTCGGCGACGAGGTTCCCCGGTCCGGCAACGCGTCCGGCGGCGGGCAGCCGGGCTGGGCGGTCAAGTGCGCGCCGGGCGGCCCGAACGACTACGTGTACGTCATCGTCCAGCCGGTCGGCTGGCAGCCGCTCAGCGAGCTGATCGGCCGGCCCGAGCTGGCCGACGACCCGGAGTGGGCGACGCCGCAGGCGCGGCTGCCGAAGCTGGGCAAGATGTTCCAGCTGATCGAGGAGTGGTCGTCCACGCTGCCCAAGTGGGAGGTGCTGGAGCGGCTCAACGCCCACAACATCCCGTGCGGGCCGATCCTGTCCACCAGGGAGATCATCGAGGACGCCTCGCTGGCCGCCAACGAGATGGTCGTCACCGTGCCGCACCCCGAGCGGGGCGAGTTCGTGACCGTCGGGAGCCCGCTCAAGCTCTCCGACTCGCCGGTGCGGGTGACCAGTTCACCCCTGCTCGGCGAGCACAACGAAGAGGTGTACGTCGGCGAGCTGGGTCTCGGCGACGAGGAACTGCGCCTGCTCAAGTCGAACGGGGTGGTCTGA
- a CDS encoding thiamine pyrophosphate-binding protein encodes MPDDTQDLISGGHLVAKALKAEGVDRIYTLCGGHIIDIYDGCVDEGIEVVDVRHEQVAAHAADGYARITGKPGCAVVTAGPGTTDAVTGVANAFRAESPMLLIGGQGAHTQHKMGSLQDLPHVDMMTPITKFAATVPDTARAADMVSMAFRECYHGAPGPSFLEIPRDVLDAKVAADRARVPKAGAYRASTRSAGDPEAVERLADLLVHAEKPAILLGSQVWTTRATEAAVDLVRTLNVPAYMNGAGRGTLPPGDPHHFQLSRRYAFSNADVIVIVGTPFDFRMGYGKRLSPDATVVQIDLDYRTVGKNRDIDLGIVGDAGLVLRSVAEAASGRLNGGAAKRKEWLDELRAAERTALDKRLPQLRSDASPIHPYRLVNEINDFLTEDSVYIGDGGDIVTFSGQVVQPRSPGHWMDPGPLGTLGVGVPFVLAAKQARPDKEVVALFGDGAFSLTGWDFETLVRYDLPFVGVVGNNSSMNQIRYGQAAKYGKERERVGNTLGDVPYDEFARMLGGHGEEVRDPAEIGPALRRARESGKPSLVNVWVDPDAYAPGTMNQTMYK; translated from the coding sequence ATGCCCGACGACACCCAGGACCTCATCTCCGGCGGTCACCTCGTCGCCAAGGCACTCAAGGCCGAGGGGGTCGACCGCATCTACACCCTGTGCGGCGGCCACATCATCGACATCTACGACGGCTGCGTCGACGAGGGCATCGAGGTGGTCGACGTACGCCACGAGCAGGTCGCCGCGCACGCCGCCGACGGCTACGCCCGCATCACCGGAAAGCCCGGCTGCGCGGTGGTCACCGCGGGACCGGGGACCACCGACGCCGTCACCGGTGTCGCCAACGCCTTCCGCGCCGAGTCGCCGATGCTGCTGATCGGCGGTCAGGGAGCGCACACCCAGCACAAGATGGGGTCCCTCCAGGACCTGCCGCACGTCGACATGATGACGCCGATCACCAAGTTCGCGGCGACCGTGCCGGACACCGCACGGGCCGCCGACATGGTGTCGATGGCGTTCCGCGAGTGCTACCACGGCGCGCCGGGCCCCTCCTTCCTGGAGATCCCGCGCGACGTGCTGGACGCCAAGGTGGCGGCGGACAGGGCGCGGGTCCCGAAGGCCGGGGCGTACCGCGCCTCGACGCGTTCGGCGGGCGACCCGGAGGCGGTGGAAAGGCTCGCCGACCTGCTGGTGCACGCGGAGAAGCCCGCCATCCTGCTCGGCAGCCAGGTGTGGACGACCCGAGCGACCGAGGCCGCCGTCGACCTGGTCCGCACGCTGAACGTCCCGGCGTACATGAACGGCGCCGGCCGCGGCACCCTGCCGCCCGGCGACCCGCACCACTTCCAGTTGTCGCGCCGGTACGCCTTCTCCAACGCCGACGTCATCGTCATCGTCGGCACGCCCTTCGACTTCCGCATGGGCTACGGCAAGCGGCTGTCGCCGGACGCGACCGTCGTCCAGATCGACCTCGACTACCGCACCGTCGGCAAGAACCGCGACATCGACCTCGGGATCGTGGGCGACGCCGGGCTGGTGCTCCGGTCGGTGGCCGAGGCCGCGTCGGGGCGGCTCAACGGGGGCGCGGCCAAACGCAAGGAGTGGCTCGACGAGTTGCGCGCGGCGGAGCGGACCGCGCTGGACAAGCGGTTGCCGCAGCTCAGGTCGGACGCCTCCCCCATCCACCCGTACCGGCTGGTCAACGAGATCAACGACTTCCTCACCGAGGACTCGGTGTACATCGGGGACGGCGGCGACATCGTCACCTTCTCCGGGCAGGTCGTGCAGCCCAGGTCGCCGGGCCACTGGATGGACCCCGGGCCGCTCGGCACGCTCGGCGTCGGGGTGCCCTTCGTGCTCGCCGCCAAGCAGGCGCGGCCCGACAAGGAGGTGGTCGCCCTCTTCGGCGACGGCGCCTTCTCGCTCACCGGCTGGGACTTCGAGACCCTGGTCCGCTACGACCTGCCCTTCGTCGGCGTCGTCGGCAACAACTCCTCGATGAACCAGATCCGCTACGGCCAGGCCGCCAAGTACGGCAAGGAGCGCGAGCGGGTCGGCAACACCCTCGGCGACGTGCCCTACGACGAGTTCGCCCGGATGCTGGGCGGCCACGGCGAGGAGGTCCGCGACCCCGCCGAGATCGGCCCGGCTCTCAGGCGCGCCCGGGAGTCCGGCAAGCCGTCCCTGGTCAACGTCTGGGTGGACCCGGACGCGTACGCCCCCGGAACCATGAACCAGACGATGTACAAGTGA
- the sucC gene encoding ADP-forming succinate--CoA ligase subunit beta, protein MDLYEHQARELFAEHGIVVPRAEVTDSPARAREIARALGGRAVVKAQVKTGGRGKAGGVRLAADPAAAEEAARDVLGMDIKGHTVGVVMLAEPVEIEREFYVSYVLDRAAGRFLAIASAEGGTEIEEIAAERPEAVARVPVDPAAGVTTATAVRIADAAGLPPQSVDVLVRLWQVLVREDALLVEVNPLVRTVEGQMVALDGKVTLDDNARFRQTRWGSGPETASDPLEARAAAKGLHYVRLDGEVGVIGNGAGLVMSTLDVVAGCGARPANFLDIGGGASARVMADGLSVVLSDPAVQSVLVNVFGGITACDAVADGIVRALDEVRPTKPLVVRLDGNNAARGRALLDARAHPLVEQATTMDGAARRAARHATAASTAG, encoded by the coding sequence ATGGACCTGTACGAACACCAGGCAAGGGAACTCTTCGCAGAACACGGCATCGTGGTGCCGAGGGCCGAGGTCACCGACTCGCCCGCACGGGCCCGCGAGATCGCCCGCGCGCTCGGCGGCCGCGCCGTCGTCAAGGCACAGGTGAAGACCGGCGGACGCGGCAAGGCGGGCGGCGTACGGCTCGCCGCCGACCCGGCCGCGGCCGAGGAGGCCGCCCGGGACGTCCTCGGCATGGACATCAAGGGCCACACCGTCGGCGTGGTCATGCTCGCCGAACCGGTCGAGATCGAGAGGGAGTTCTACGTCTCCTACGTCCTCGACCGCGCGGCCGGACGGTTCCTCGCCATCGCGTCCGCCGAGGGCGGCACGGAGATCGAGGAGATCGCCGCCGAGCGGCCCGAGGCCGTCGCGCGCGTCCCCGTCGACCCGGCGGCGGGCGTCACCACGGCGACGGCGGTACGCATAGCGGACGCCGCCGGCCTGCCACCGCAGAGCGTCGACGTACTCGTCCGGCTCTGGCAGGTACTGGTCCGCGAGGACGCCCTGCTGGTCGAGGTCAACCCGCTGGTCAGGACCGTCGAGGGGCAGATGGTGGCGCTGGACGGCAAGGTCACCCTCGACGACAACGCCCGCTTCCGGCAGACCCGTTGGGGAAGCGGACCGGAGACGGCGTCCGACCCGCTGGAGGCACGGGCCGCGGCCAAGGGCCTCCACTACGTCAGGCTCGACGGCGAGGTCGGCGTCATCGGCAACGGCGCCGGACTGGTCATGTCGACGCTCGACGTGGTCGCCGGCTGCGGAGCCCGGCCCGCCAACTTCCTCGACATCGGCGGCGGCGCCTCCGCCCGGGTCATGGCCGACGGGCTGTCCGTCGTCCTCTCCGACCCCGCCGTGCAGTCCGTCCTCGTCAACGTCTTCGGCGGCATCACCGCCTGCGACGCGGTCGCCGACGGCATCGTCCGCGCCCTGGACGAGGTCCGGCCGACCAAACCGCTCGTCGTCCGCCTCGACGGCAACAACGCCGCCCGCGGCCGTGCCCTGCTCGACGCACGCGCCCATCCCCTGGTCGAACAGGCCACCACCATGGACGGCGCCGCCCGCCGTGCCGCCCGGCACGCCACCGCGGCATCCACCGCCGGATAA
- the sucD gene encoding succinate--CoA ligase subunit alpha has protein sequence MAIYLTKESKVLVQGMTGAEGMKHTRRMLAVGTDVVGGVNPRKAGRTVDFDERAVPVFGSVREGIEHTGADATVVFVPPAFAKAAVTEAADAGIGLAVVITEGIPVHDSVALTAHAKARGTRVVGPNCPGLISPGQSNAGIIPPDITKPGPIGLVSKSGTLTYQLMYELREIGFSTCVGIGGDPVVGTSHIDCLAAFQDDPDTELVVLIGEIGGDAEERAADYIRDHVTKPVIGYIAGFTAPEGRTMGHAGAIVSGSSGTARAKQAALEAAGVRVGSTPTETARHVLSVLGGAARDGARP, from the coding sequence ATGGCGATCTACCTCACCAAGGAGAGCAAGGTCCTCGTCCAGGGCATGACCGGCGCCGAAGGCATGAAGCACACCCGCCGGATGCTGGCCGTCGGCACCGACGTGGTCGGCGGCGTCAACCCGCGCAAGGCCGGCCGCACCGTCGACTTCGACGAACGTGCCGTCCCCGTCTTCGGATCGGTGCGCGAGGGCATCGAACACACCGGCGCGGACGCCACCGTCGTCTTCGTGCCGCCCGCCTTCGCCAAGGCCGCGGTGACCGAGGCCGCCGACGCGGGCATCGGGCTCGCCGTCGTCATCACCGAGGGCATCCCCGTCCACGACTCCGTCGCCCTCACCGCCCACGCCAAGGCGCGCGGCACCCGGGTCGTCGGCCCCAACTGCCCCGGCCTGATCAGCCCCGGCCAGTCCAACGCGGGCATCATCCCGCCCGACATCACCAAGCCAGGACCCATCGGCCTGGTCTCCAAGTCCGGCACGCTCACCTACCAGCTCATGTACGAACTGCGCGAGATCGGCTTCTCCACCTGCGTCGGCATCGGCGGCGACCCCGTCGTCGGCACCAGCCACATCGACTGCCTCGCCGCCTTCCAGGACGACCCCGACACCGAACTCGTCGTCCTCATCGGCGAGATCGGCGGCGACGCCGAGGAACGCGCGGCGGACTACATCCGCGACCACGTCACCAAGCCCGTCATCGGCTACATCGCGGGCTTCACCGCCCCCGAGGGCCGGACCATGGGCCACGCCGGCGCGATCGTGTCCGGCTCCTCGGGCACGGCCCGGGCGAAGCAGGCGGCACTGGAGGCGGCCGGCGTCCGGGTCGGCAGCACCCCGACCGAGACGGCACGACACGTCCTCTCCGTACTCGGCGGCGCCGCACGCGACGGAGCCCGCCCATGA
- a CDS encoding aldehyde dehydrogenase family protein translates to MTTAEGTPGLTLKSGTAWADAWQRCRTVAPEAFRDDRVLNLWDAGWRADGRVLPATSPVDGTPVTGPPRLDGATAHRAVRAALDQHRAWRHVLLPERRARVAATLDALAQHRDLLALLLVWEIGKPWRLARADVDRAVDGVRWYVDGIDAMTEGRAPLDGPVSNIASWNYPMSVLVHALLVQALAGNAVIAKTPTDGGVACLTLACALAAREGVPVTLVSGSGGELSRALVRSPEIGCVSFVGGRDTGAAVATAVADLGKRHILEQEGLNTWGIWNFTDWDTLAAVVPRLFDYGKQRCTAYPRFVVQRQLFDAFLAAYLPAVRTLRVGHPLAVEAPDDPFPALDLGPVINAAKAKELHDQVAEAVDRGAVPLHRGSAADARFLPGQDTSAYVHPVTLLNPPPSSPLHHAEPFGPVDTIVLVDTEAELLAAMNASNGALVATLSTDDPATYHRLAPHIRAFKVGHGVARSRGDRDELFGGHGASWRGAFVGGELLVRAVTRGPAGERLPGNFPDGHLMP, encoded by the coding sequence ATGACGACCGCCGAGGGCACCCCGGGCCTCACCCTCAAGTCCGGCACCGCCTGGGCCGACGCCTGGCAGCGCTGCCGCACCGTCGCCCCCGAGGCGTTCCGCGACGACCGCGTCCTCAACCTCTGGGACGCCGGCTGGCGGGCCGACGGCCGCGTCCTGCCCGCCACCAGCCCGGTCGACGGCACCCCCGTCACCGGCCCGCCCCGGCTGGACGGCGCGACCGCCCACCGCGCCGTACGCGCCGCCCTCGACCAGCACCGCGCCTGGCGCCACGTCCTCCTGCCCGAACGCCGCGCCCGCGTCGCGGCCACCCTCGACGCCCTCGCCCAGCACCGGGACCTGCTCGCGCTGCTGCTCGTCTGGGAGATCGGCAAGCCCTGGCGGCTCGCGCGGGCCGACGTCGACCGGGCCGTCGACGGAGTGCGCTGGTACGTCGACGGCATCGACGCGATGACCGAGGGCCGGGCCCCGCTGGACGGACCGGTGTCCAACATCGCGAGCTGGAACTACCCGATGAGCGTGCTCGTCCACGCCCTGCTCGTCCAGGCCCTCGCGGGCAACGCGGTCATCGCCAAGACCCCGACCGACGGCGGCGTCGCGTGCCTCACCCTGGCCTGCGCGCTCGCCGCCCGCGAGGGCGTCCCCGTCACCCTCGTCAGCGGCAGCGGGGGCGAGCTGTCCCGGGCGCTGGTGCGGTCGCCCGAGATCGGCTGCGTCTCCTTCGTCGGCGGCCGCGACACCGGCGCCGCCGTAGCCACCGCCGTAGCCGACCTCGGCAAGCGGCACATCCTCGAACAGGAGGGCCTCAACACCTGGGGCATCTGGAACTTCACCGACTGGGACACCCTCGCCGCCGTCGTCCCGCGCCTCTTCGACTACGGCAAGCAGCGCTGCACCGCCTACCCGCGCTTCGTCGTCCAGCGGCAGCTGTTCGACGCGTTCCTCGCCGCGTACCTCCCGGCGGTCCGCACCCTGCGCGTAGGCCACCCGCTCGCCGTCGAGGCACCGGACGACCCGTTCCCCGCGCTCGACCTCGGACCGGTCATCAACGCTGCCAAGGCCAAGGAACTGCACGACCAGGTCGCCGAGGCCGTCGACCGGGGCGCCGTGCCCCTGCACCGCGGCAGCGCCGCCGACGCGCGGTTCCTCCCCGGCCAGGACACCTCCGCCTACGTCCATCCGGTCACTCTCCTGAACCCGCCCCCGTCCTCACCGCTGCACCACGCGGAGCCGTTCGGGCCGGTCGACACCATCGTCCTGGTCGACACCGAGGCCGAGCTGCTCGCCGCGATGAACGCCTCCAACGGCGCGCTGGTGGCCACCCTGTCCACGGACGACCCGGCGACGTACCACAGACTGGCGCCGCACATCCGCGCCTTCAAGGTCGGTCACGGCGTGGCACGCTCCCGCGGGGACCGCGACGAGCTGTTCGGCGGCCACGGCGCGTCCTGGCGCGGCGCCTTCGTGGGCGGCGAGCTGCTGGTGCGGGCCGTCACCCGCGGCCCGGCGGGGGAGCGGCTGCCGGGGAACTTCCCGGACGGCCACCTCATGCCGTAG
- a CDS encoding DUF2254 domain-containing protein has product MSDWMVTRSPLPRRRSRALSPLREHLRDTFWFAPTVAMVGVFVVWLVAQELDAALVRSLQDGGDFDTLAELLRFANDAKTVVSAVGSAMMTFIGVVFSISLVAVQMASGQFTPRVVRLFVRSRITKATFSVFLATFVLTLLVLTSYDSTPDPRAATSVPLVQSVLTLLMVALSLLLFVLYVNGTLRLMRIGHVIARIAAESFRAAALMPAAAEDGETAGPGPVTAWVAHEGRAGVLRDVNIARLVRVARGHGVVLRLVPRIGDFLVPGTPVLAVHGGAAPPRRALRYTLSVGVERTFHQDPAFGLRQLSDIGLRALSPAVNDPTTAVQALDRVVQILAALSRRPLDAVVYRDRRGAARLVRSVPGWTELVDLGFAEVRGCAVGAPQVSRRLLAGLDDLLLLAPPERHEPLLRHRELLRQAVERGTPAPADRAFALLPDRQGIG; this is encoded by the coding sequence ATGAGTGACTGGATGGTTACCCGGAGCCCGCTTCCGCGTCGCCGGTCGCGGGCGCTGTCGCCGCTCAGGGAGCATCTGCGGGACACGTTCTGGTTCGCGCCCACCGTGGCGATGGTGGGCGTCTTCGTGGTGTGGCTGGTGGCTCAGGAGCTCGACGCCGCTCTGGTCCGTTCGCTGCAGGACGGCGGTGACTTCGACACGCTCGCCGAGCTGCTGCGGTTCGCGAACGACGCGAAGACGGTGGTGTCGGCGGTCGGCTCGGCGATGATGACGTTCATCGGAGTGGTGTTCAGCATCTCGCTGGTCGCGGTGCAGATGGCGAGCGGGCAGTTCACGCCGCGCGTGGTGCGGCTGTTCGTCCGCAGCCGGATCACCAAGGCGACCTTCTCGGTGTTCCTGGCCACCTTCGTCCTGACGCTGCTTGTCCTGACCAGCTACGACAGCACCCCGGACCCTCGTGCCGCCACGTCCGTGCCGCTGGTGCAGTCGGTGCTCACCCTCCTCATGGTCGCGCTGAGCCTGCTGCTCTTCGTGCTGTACGTGAACGGCACGCTGCGGCTGATGCGGATCGGCCATGTGATCGCCCGGATCGCCGCGGAGTCCTTCCGGGCGGCGGCACTGATGCCGGCAGCCGCTGAGGACGGGGAAACGGCCGGGCCGGGCCCGGTCACGGCGTGGGTCGCGCACGAGGGGCGGGCGGGAGTGCTGCGGGACGTCAACATCGCGCGGCTGGTGCGGGTGGCGCGCGGGCACGGGGTGGTGCTGCGGCTGGTCCCGCGGATCGGTGACTTCCTGGTGCCGGGCACGCCCGTGCTGGCGGTGCACGGCGGGGCCGCGCCGCCGCGCCGGGCCCTGCGGTACACGCTGTCGGTGGGGGTGGAGCGCACCTTCCACCAGGATCCGGCGTTCGGGCTCCGCCAGCTGTCCGACATCGGGCTGCGTGCCCTGTCCCCGGCGGTGAACGATCCGACCACGGCCGTACAGGCCCTGGACCGGGTCGTGCAGATCCTGGCCGCCCTGTCCCGCCGGCCGCTGGACGCCGTGGTGTACCGCGACCGGCGCGGTGCGGCCCGGCTGGTGCGGTCCGTGCCCGGGTGGACGGAGCTGGTGGACCTGGGCTTCGCCGAGGTCCGTGGCTGTGCGGTGGGGGCGCCGCAGGTCTCGCGCCGTCTGCTGGCCGGGCTCGACGACCTGCTGCTGCTCGCGCCGCCGGAACGGCACGAACCCCTGCTGCGCCACCGCGAGCTGCTGCGGCAGGCCGTCGAGCGTGGCACGCCCGCCCCGGCGGACCGGGCCTTCGCGCTGCTGCCGGACCGCCAGGGCATCGGCTGA
- a CDS encoding effector-associated domain 2-containing protein, which produces MRTGRGGADGLDIARVAEMIVGRPGGVTGRRGSGYRVTERHVLTAAHLVEPSPVTLKVRFDADHPTEWSTEARVVLSSRPADLALLELTGALPETRPVHHAPRYAVLPDEAVTLPVTAVGFPRFKLREYSGADEHGTGGPPARYRDSCHVDGTVSALSNRRAGTLEVAVPPPADDVEPDRSPWEGMSGAPLWSDGAIIGLITTHHRSDGLGRLAAMRVKRWYELLTPAELDILRTRAGLPDRPGPVAAPEPGTAHRHPSADPPSLASLPHTLTLGELRHLVDALTALPTLRRSNGLDAVLAGIDPRVAAHRPRDDRLRFEVYGVLRTCLRFPGTLDTFLAELRTWEEGSEELREVDRAMAELALRHN; this is translated from the coding sequence GTGAGAACGGGCCGAGGGGGAGCGGACGGGCTGGACATCGCCCGGGTCGCGGAGATGATCGTCGGCCGCCCCGGCGGCGTCACCGGACGCAGAGGATCCGGTTACCGCGTCACCGAACGGCACGTCCTCACCGCCGCCCACCTGGTCGAGCCCTCGCCGGTCACGCTCAAGGTCCGCTTCGACGCCGACCACCCCACCGAGTGGTCCACCGAAGCCCGGGTCGTGCTCAGCTCCCGCCCCGCCGACCTGGCTCTGCTGGAACTCACCGGCGCGCTCCCCGAGACCCGCCCGGTCCACCACGCGCCCCGCTACGCCGTCCTGCCCGACGAGGCCGTCACACTCCCCGTCACCGCCGTGGGATTCCCCCGCTTCAAACTGCGCGAGTACAGCGGAGCCGACGAACACGGCACCGGCGGCCCGCCCGCCCGGTACCGGGACTCCTGCCACGTCGACGGAACGGTGTCCGCACTCTCCAACCGCCGGGCCGGCACCCTGGAGGTCGCCGTCCCGCCCCCGGCCGACGACGTCGAACCCGACCGGTCACCCTGGGAGGGGATGTCCGGCGCGCCCCTCTGGTCCGACGGCGCGATCATCGGCCTGATCACCACCCACCACCGCTCCGACGGTCTCGGGCGCCTCGCGGCGATGCGGGTGAAGCGCTGGTACGAGCTGCTGACCCCGGCCGAACTGGACATCCTCCGAACCCGCGCGGGCCTCCCGGACCGTCCCGGACCGGTGGCCGCCCCCGAGCCCGGGACGGCGCACCGGCACCCGTCCGCCGATCCTCCGTCCCTCGCCTCGTTGCCGCACACGCTCACCCTCGGCGAACTCCGCCACCTGGTCGACGCGTTGACCGCACTGCCCACACTCCGCCGGTCGAACGGCCTCGACGCCGTCCTGGCCGGAATCGACCCCCGGGTGGCCGCCCACCGGCCGCGCGACGACCGGCTGAGGTTCGAGGTGTACGGCGTGCTGCGCACGTGCCTGCGCTTTCCCGGCACCCTCGACACGTTCCTGGCGGAGTTGCGGACCTGGGAGGAGGGCTCCGAGGAACTGCGCGAGGTCGACCGTGCGATGGCCGAACTGGCCCTGCGGCACAACTGA
- a CDS encoding HEXXH motif domain-containing protein — protein MGPTESTPAGRSVFHGISETGLRGLVRGGGDGDVVEELLSAERSRRLLLLRALLDRSAEQAIGQAIGHEGERPLSVQDAWDLLERAQARAPGVVDGVLMAPGTGTWLSSALRLLNGAPQGEASVRRTLGHLSALAVAGAAGARIRFALWVPVSEGMVSLPGLGCAVLPGAGGRTAVRVTGDGERLRISGPDGDVVVGPEWERRTPGWRPTRRLTLGRGDAAGSLALEEHDPFRMFSGPTTPSALSDQEAAAWQGAVDEAWDLLRDDPDLTEAMRRGLRSITPVPRGERFRPYSSSSAEAFGAVNASLPDEGAELAATLVHEFQHIKLGALTHLGPLVTRTDKTDEPPRLFHAPWRDDPRPLEGLLQGIYAFFGVTRFWRAHRHVADTAHEPLAHFEFALWRDAVWSTLDSARGHERLTALGNRLLESLAQICAGWLTERLPAEELRLAREATTSHRARWREHHLRPCADVVDEAVRAWRRGESCPPSLRTAPSSLRPDPDACFLDTAAVLARHRLTDPDGPWRDPGTAAVRGAGAVDVLLAGGARSDARRILTDQLLQDDPPVGSWAALGRATADDPERRAAACFLLGSPQWARAVRDTLAAEHGERPEPMALAAWLSRAGQQPRPAA, from the coding sequence GTGGGTCCCACGGAGAGCACGCCTGCCGGGCGATCCGTTTTCCACGGCATCTCGGAGACCGGCCTGCGCGGGCTCGTGCGGGGCGGCGGCGACGGTGACGTCGTCGAGGAGTTGCTGAGCGCCGAGCGCAGTCGCCGGCTCCTGCTGCTCCGGGCCCTGCTGGACCGCAGCGCCGAACAGGCGATCGGACAGGCGATCGGACACGAGGGGGAACGGCCGCTGTCCGTCCAGGACGCCTGGGACCTCCTCGAACGTGCCCAGGCCCGGGCCCCGGGGGTGGTCGACGGCGTCCTGATGGCACCGGGGACCGGTACCTGGCTGTCGTCGGCGCTTCGGCTGCTGAATGGTGCCCCCCAGGGCGAGGCCTCAGTCCGGCGCACGCTGGGACATCTGTCCGCCCTGGCCGTCGCGGGCGCCGCCGGTGCCCGCATCCGCTTCGCCCTGTGGGTCCCGGTGAGCGAGGGAATGGTTTCCCTTCCCGGCCTGGGATGCGCGGTCCTGCCCGGCGCGGGAGGGCGGACGGCGGTGCGTGTCACCGGGGACGGGGAGCGCCTGCGCATCAGCGGACCGGACGGCGACGTGGTGGTCGGACCCGAGTGGGAGCGTCGCACTCCCGGCTGGCGGCCCACCCGTCGGCTCACGCTGGGACGTGGTGACGCCGCGGGCTCACTGGCACTGGAAGAACACGACCCCTTTCGCATGTTCTCCGGACCCACCACGCCGAGCGCCCTGTCCGATCAGGAGGCCGCCGCCTGGCAGGGCGCGGTCGACGAGGCGTGGGACCTGCTGCGCGACGACCCGGACCTGACGGAAGCGATGCGCCGAGGCTTGAGGTCCATCACTCCCGTGCCCAGAGGAGAAAGGTTTCGGCCATACAGCAGCTCCTCCGCGGAGGCTTTCGGCGCGGTCAACGCCTCGCTGCCCGACGAGGGAGCGGAACTGGCCGCCACCCTGGTGCACGAGTTCCAGCACATCAAACTCGGCGCGCTCACCCACCTCGGGCCTCTGGTCACCCGGACCGACAAGACCGACGAGCCGCCGCGGTTGTTCCACGCGCCGTGGCGGGACGACCCACGTCCGCTGGAGGGCCTCCTCCAGGGGATCTACGCCTTCTTCGGCGTGACCCGCTTCTGGCGTGCCCACCGGCACGTCGCCGACACGGCGCACGAGCCGCTGGCGCACTTCGAGTTCGCCCTGTGGCGGGACGCGGTGTGGTCGACGCTCGACAGCGCCCGCGGCCACGAGCGGTTGACGGCCCTGGGGAACCGGCTCCTGGAATCCCTGGCCCAGATCTGTGCCGGATGGCTCACCGAGCGCCTTCCCGCCGAGGAGCTGCGGCTGGCGCGTGAGGCGACCACCAGCCATCGGGCCCGGTGGCGCGAACACCATCTGCGCCCCTGCGCCGACGTGGTGGACGAGGCGGTACGCGCCTGGCGACGGGGGGAGAGCTGCCCGCCGTCCCTTCGGACCGCACCGTCGTCCCTGCGGCCGGACCCCGACGCCTGCTTCCTGGACACGGCGGCGGTGCTGGCCCGGCACCGCCTGACCGATCCGGACGGCCCGTGGCGGGACCCCGGTACGGCCGCTGTGCGAGGGGCCGGAGCGGTGGACGTCCTGCTGGCCGGCGGTGCCCGCTCGGACGCTCGGCGGATTCTCACGGACCAACTGCTGCAGGACGACCCTCCGGTGGGGTCCTGGGCCGCGCTGGGACGGGCCACGGCCGACGACCCGGAACGGCGGGCCGCCGCCTGCTTCCTGCTCGGGTCGCCCCAATGGGCCCGGGCCGTGCGGGACACCCTGGCCGCCGAGCACGGCGAGCGGCCCGAGCCGATGGCACTCGCCGCGTGGCTCAGCCGCGCCGGGCAGCAGCCCCGGCCCGCGGCCTGA